The Fictibacillus phosphorivorans genomic sequence TTCTTATCACGTAGATCTTTGATCGTAAACGATACGATGATCAATCCCATTTTAGCTAGATCTTGAGAAGCTACACGTTGCACTTCCTGTGAAAATTTTTCACGATTCTTATAGATCTCTTCTACCGTCATAGATCCTAAAATGGAACGTAAATGTCCTTCAAGAACTTCACGTGCTTCATTCTCACGATCTTCTTTCAACTTACCTAGGAATTGTTCAGCTGCAGTCGCGATCTCACCGATTGAGCTTCCTACTTTGATGATTGCTGTTCCGTCAGCCATAACTGGAACACCTTGCTCTGTATATACCTCTGGTGTTTGCACGTCTAACTTACTCGTTAACAAACTAAGTGGCTTTGCTTGTTGGAAAACAGGAAGTACAAACGTACCGCCTCCACGAACGATCTTGATACGATTTCCCGCTTCATCAATATTTACGTTCTTGCTTCCTAAGAAGCTTCCTGTAACGATTAATGCTTCATCTGGGCTCGCCGTTCTATACTTTGTGATAAAAACACTAATAAGAGCAACGACTAAGAAAACGGCAACCCCTATCACAATAAATAATGGTGAAAAACTCATAATAACCCCTCCAGATTAATGAATATATGTTTGTTCCACTTGCTCATAACGCATGACAGATACGACACCTTTTTGAATATCAATGATCAACACTTTTTCTCCTTGTGAGATCGGTTTGTTATCCATGCTAATCGCTGATTTTGAAATCCTTCCGCTGATTCCTTCGATTAAGATCTCCCCAAATCCATCTGTCGGAACCGAAGTTAGTACGGTACCCACTCTGCCTTTAAGATCTTCGTCTCTATAAGCTAATGATTCTTCTGATGAACGGATTGGCATCAAAACGAAAACGTTCAATAAAGTCACGAGCAACAACGATAGTAGACCACTGAACACCATAATGAACCAGCTGTTTATATTCGTCATGATCTCTAATAAATAGCCCGAAGCCGTCCCGATTGTAAAAAAGGATAAGATGAGCGATGGATGCAAAAAGTCTACAGCTGCATCAAGCATGTCACCAAATAAGATGTATACAAAAGTGATGCACCCAAAAACAATAAAACTTCCTAAATAGATCGTAGACAACGGATATCCGAATAATTCCACGGTCTTCTCTCCTGTCTTCATATACTTTTTACTTCAAATAAGAATTAACCACGCCCTTTTGTCGAATTTGATAATTTGATATAACCTTAACAAAGTGAAACAAAAAAGATTGTAAAATTTTGTCGACAATGATTAATTTCCAATATTGGTTTTATATAGATATTTACGAAGGTGCCAGAAAAAAGTTTCAGTTAGTTAACAATATTTTGTATAATTTTGTTAAAAGGAGTGAAATCCAATGTACACAGAAAAATTGTGGCAGTATTTAAACAACAAAGCTAATAAAGAAGATGCGGAGCCAATGAAAAAGTATATGCGCGATCAGTTCGAATTCTTCGGGATTCGTTCTCCCATTTTGAAACAAAGTATGAAGGACTTTTTGAAGGAGTATGGATTGCCTGCAAAAGAACAACTACCTTCCATTATTGAAGAAGCTTGGTCTAGACCGGAACGAGAAATGCAGTATGCGACTTTTACAATTGTTGAAAAGTTAAAGAAGCAGATGACCAAAGAGGATATTGAATGGATCGAGTATACCATCATTAATAAGAGTTGGTGGGATACGGTCGATCACATCGCTAAACATATCGCAGGCATTTATTTAATGAAGTTTCCAGATGAGATCGAACCCGTTACAAAACGTTGGGTTCAGTCCAAGAACATTTGGCTCATGCGATCGGCAATTCTGTTTCAACTCGGATATAAAGACAAAACCGATAAAGAACTTCTAGCACAAATCATTAAAGATACAAAGTACGATCAAGATTTTTTTATTCGAAAAGGAATTGGATGGGCATTAAGGGAGTACGCATACACAGATGCTGATTGGGTATGGGAGTTTGTACATAAAGAAGAGTTAAGTCCGCTCTCCTATAAAGAGGCGATTAAGAATATTAAAAAGACAAAGCAGCCGCATTAAAAACGGCTGCTTTTTTTATTTCTCTTGTTCTTTGACAACATAACGAATCGCATTTCGAAAAGAGACAAAGGAGAGTTGATTAGTATGCACACCTAGAGAAACCATATCTTTGACCATTTCCTTAGGAAATCCGCAATACAATACATCGGCTCCCATCAGTTTAATCGCATCTGTCAGGTTTTGAATCTCGATCCCAAGCTCAGAATCTGTAATGGTCGTTACACCTGAAAAATCTAAGATTACGTAATCGGCTCCATTGTTTAGACATTCTTTCAATAGTTTTGTAGTCAACGTTTCAAGTCTTTCCAATGTAAGTTCACCAATCAGCGGCACTAACAGTGTATGTTCTGCAACGGTTTGAAGGATTGGCGTTGCTAGCTCATTCAGTATTTCTTTTGTTCTTTCTCTTTCCTGTTCGCGCTCTGTTAAGTCTTTCCACGTTAACAGATAGCCCCTTTTCTGATTTTCGACAAGCAGCTCCGTTACAATCAACCTGGCAACAAATCTATCAAAAAGAACGATCTGCGCATCAATTGGAAACTCATTGTAATTCATTAGCTCTTCTTGAAGAAAGTTTTTATGAAGGCTTTTTATAGGCTGACCAATCATATCTTCTGGAGTACCAATATTTAAATATTTCTTCATCACTTGAAGTAAATTCTTACTGCTATTATTCATCCAAGAGATGTGAAGGTCTTGATCTATGAAAAAGATATTCTCTTCTAAACAATTCAGTGTGTCCTTAATCGTACCCTCTAACACATAATTCATGAGAAGTGCTCCTCTTTGTAAAGTCCTGTTCCCATCATATCGGAATTTTTACTATTACACTATTAAAAAGACTAGAGTCCCCAATCTATGTAAGCGCTATCTAAATCTTTACAAAGATTCCTGTTGTGTGATGTTCCAACTACATGTAAAATGTCCATATCAAACAAACAAGTGTACTTTCCACAAAAACAAAGGGGCGGATAAATTTGGTTACTCACGTTTCAGTAGGACTTTTAGGATTAGGAACTGTAGGCAGTGGTGTTGTCAGAATGATCGAAGGAAATCGAGAAGAATTGCAACACCGAGTGGGATGCCCTGTTTTTATCGAGAAAATACTCGTACAGAATGTCGAGAAAGAACGTCTTGTCTCCATTAACAATGAATGGTTAACTCAGCATCCCGAAGATGTTATTCAAAATCCAAATATACAGGTTGTTATTGAAGTGATGGGCGGTATTGAATTAGCACGAGAATATATCACACTTGCACTTCAAAATAAAAAGCATGTGATCACAGCAAACAAAGATCTGATGGCCCTATATGGTGCAGAACTCTTACAGGTGGCACATGAAAATGAATGTGATCTCTTTTATGAAGCAAGTGTTGCAGGAGGCATCCCTATTATTCGATCACTAGTCGATGGGTTAGCTTCAGACAAAATTACGAAGATGATGGGAATCGTAAATGGAACAACGAACTATATTCTTACAAAAATGGATAAACAACAGCGCAACTATGAGGAAGTATTAAAAGAAGCTCAAGATCTTGGATACGCAGAAGCTGACCCCACATCAGACGTAGAGGGAATCGATGCAGCGAGGAAGATGGCCATTCTCTCAACCCTCGGATTTTCTATGCACATCCACCTAGATGACGTAACCGTGTCAGGTATATCCAAGGTTACACAAGAGGATCTTGAATACGCGCGTCAGTTCGGTTATACGCTGAAATTGATCGGAAACGCAAAAAAGGATAATGGCAAAGTGGAAATCAGTGTTGAGCCTACTCTCCTTCCCGACTCTCATCCGTTAGCAAGTGTTCACAATGAATACAATGCTGTCTATGTGTACGGTGAGTCAGTGGGAGAAACGATGTTCTTTGGGCCAGGAGCAGGACAGTTACCGACTGCTACGTCCGTTGTTTCAGATTTAGTTGCTGTTGTTAAGAACATGCGACTTGGAGTGAATGGGAAAAGCGTGGTTGCTCCTCAGTTTGATAAACAATTAAAACAACCGAACGAGATCGACGGAAAATTCTTTTACCGGTTGTACGTGAAAGATGAGGCAGGTGCTTTCTCTTCCATCACTTCTCTGTTTGCATTGCATGATATCTCACTTGAAAAATTAATTCAAAGCCCTGTAGATCATAAAGGAGTTGCAGAAATTGTGATCGTAACCCACGGAACAAACAAACAGCAAGATAGTCACGTCTACAACCTGCTTCGGGACTCTGAAGTCGTTCAAGAAATTAAAAGTCACTATCGTGTGGAGGGAGCTTAATATGCATTGGAAAGGATTACTACATCAATATAAAGAATATTTGCCAGTCAATGCGTCTACTCCCCTTCTATCGTTAAACGAAGGGCATACACCACTTATCCCGCTCCCACATCTTTCAAAAGAATGGGGCATCAACCTTTATGCGAAGTACGAAGGAGCGAATCCTACAGGCTCTTTTAAAGACAGAGGGATGGTCATGGCTGTAGCAAAAGCGAAAGAAGAAGGAAGCAGAGCCATCATCTGTGCTTCTACAGGAAATACTTCTGCTGCAGCGGCCGCCTACGGTGCAAGAGCTGGCCTCCGATGTATCGTTGTTATCCCTGATGGTAAGATTGCACAAGGAAAACTGGCTCAAGCAAAAATGTATGGAGCAGAGATCTTTGCCATAGAAGGAAATTTTGATGAAGCACTTCAGATGGTACAAAAAATGAGTGAAGAAGAAGATTTCACTCTCGTTAACTCAGTAAATCCATATCGACTTGAAGGACAGAAAACAGCAGCTTTCGAATTGGTTGATGCGCTTGCCGGAGCTCCTGACATCTTGGCTATACCTGTTGGAAACGCTGGTAATATTAGTGCGTATTGGAAAGGATTCAAAGAGTATGATGCCGTTAAATCTTCCGGCCTCCCTCGCATCCATGGATTTCAAGCAGCCGGTGCCGCTCCAATCGTAAACGGATCTGTTGTAAAAAATCCTGAAACGATCGCAACGGCCATTCGAATCGGAAATCCTGCCAGCTGGAAGTTAGCTTCATCCGCGTTAGAAGAATCCGGTGGCGTCATTGATTCTGTCACAGATGAAGAGATTTTAGAAGCATATCAGATGCTCGCTTCCAAAGAAGGTGTTTTCGCTGAACCTGCTTCTTGCAGCACGATAGCTGGACTATATAAACAACATAAACAAGGAGTACTACCAAACGGTGCTTCCGTTGTTGCCATCCTAACCGGTAATGGCCTTAAAGATCCTGATATCGCACTAAAAACAGTGAAACAAGAACCGATCGTGATTCCGAATGATTTTGATTTATTACGTCAACAGCTAAAAGGATGTGTTGTATAAATGAAAGCAGAACCTTTTTCGATCCATGTTCCGGCAAGTACAGCCAATCTTGGTCCTGGCTTTGATTCTGTTGGTCTTGCTCTAAACAGATACTTAACCGTTCACGTTCAGCCTTTCGCTCCGCGCAAAACAACATTTCACGGAGAGGAACTTCAAGCATTCAATAAAGATGAAAACAACTTAATCATGCAAGCCGCACATTTCACCGCAGATTCTTTTCGAAAGAAACTGCCTCCTTGTCAGTTAGATGTGGTGAGTACATTTCCTACATCAAAAGGAATGGGAAGCTCTGCATCAGCGATCGTGGCAGGCATCGAACTAGCAAACATCCTTTTAGACCTTGAGTTATCTAAGGAATCAAAATCACTTCTTGCCAGTTCTCTTGAAGAACATCCTGATAATGTGATTCCTGCTATCTTTGGAGGACTTACGATCAGTTTCTATAATGGACAAGTGGTCGAAACAGTTCATGTTCCAGATGTTGCCGTTGAGATGATTATAGCTATTCCAGACGGAGTTCTTCATACGAAACAATCACGAGGCTCACTGCCAAACCTTCTTCCCTTCAACAAAGCGGTTGAAGGCAGTGCGATCAGCAATGTGCTTGTTGCCGCATTAATGAAGAATGACTGGAAAAAAGCAGCTGATATGATGAACCGCGATCTGTTTCATGAACCGTTTCGTTCAAAATGGGTCCCTTTATATGCTGAACTTAAGGAAAAAGCGATCGAACTCGGTGCTTATGGTGCCGCAATAAGCGGTTCTGGCCCCTCCATCGTCTGCTTCACTCCTCACCAAAAAGCGGCTGGTATTACAGAACAACTTTCTACGTTGTTTCCACAGTACCACTTTGAAACGATTTTTCCTGATCGCAGGGGTGTTGTTGTTGAAAAATGCTTGTCTGCCGCTTTATGATCCTTATTTCTCTAAACTTGAAAACGAAAAGAATGGTAAACGTACAAAAGGATTAAGCAACAGCTGCTTAATCCTCTTTTCTTATTTATGAGTAATATTGAACTGATCTCTAAGTAGCGTCCAGTTCTCAGGGAATGGTTCTCCCAGTACCCAATAAGCAAGACCTCTTAGTTTATACTTCTTTACGAGTTGGTTTTTCGCTTCTGCACTTTGTTCGTTCTCAAACCAGACAACATGCTCTTTGCCGTTATCATCTTTGTAATTAAAAAACGGTGCTTGAGACTCGTTATCGTATTTTACAGTTGCATCCTCTTTTAATGCTAAGTCATGTGCTTCCGCTGGAGCAACGCGTTTTGCGAATTTATTTCCTTTTTTATAAGGCAGTGTCCAGTCATATCCGTATAACGGTGCACCCATCACAATTTTTTCTGGAGGAATGACTGATGTTGCATACTTAACCACTTTTTCTACTTGAGGAACTGGTGCAACAGCCATTGGAGGTCCACCAGACCATCCCCACTCATAAGTCATGAGGACAACAAAGTCTGCTAGTTCTCCATGACGTTTATAGTCATGTGCTCCATGCCATGGTCCTTTTTGTTCATCGCTTGTTTTTGGTGCTAAAGCAGTTGATACTTTAAATCCTTCTTTTTGAACTTGTGGAATGATCGTTTCTAAGAATCCATTATAAAGCTCTCGATCTTTCTCTTTGATATGTTCGAAATCGATATTAAGTGCTTTATATCCTTTTTGCTTCATCGTACTAATAACGCTTCCGATCAGTGTTTTTGAAGCTGTCTTATCTGTGAAGATGTTATGTGCGATCTCTGGTGAGAAGTTTCCATCAATAAAGTTTGTTAAAACCATCATCGGCATGGCTTTAGATTTCTTCACTTCTTGAAGCGCTGCGTAATCTTTGATCGGCTTCAGCGATCCGTCTTTATTAACTTGATAACTAAAAAACGCTACGTATGTTAAGTCGTTTACTGATTCTTGTACATCTCTTATGGACTGCTTCGCTTCGATCGGCTCTAAAAACCCTAACGTTTCAATCTTGGTCTTGCCATGATTCGTTTCAGCTTTAGAGATGTCCACCTGTTTTTTTTGTGGCGAGTTAATCTGTTCTAACCTTGGGCTATTCCGCGTTTCGTTACTCATGTTCTTTGGCGCAGCTTCGCTTTCTTTCATGTTGTTAGAATTGCCGCATCCGCTAAGTACAATCGTAAACGCCGCTAAAAAAGCGACTATCTTTTTCATAAACAAACCTCCTTCATTTTCGTTATTTTTCCATGAAGAGGTTTGTCCTATTCTCTTTTTTAGAAATAGATAGCTCGTTACGCCCAACTCGTGTTGGTATCTTAACTTCCATAAGGTACAAAAATGGAACTAACTCGTGAATAAAAAAGAGCTTATAAAAAAGAGCTTATTTCTTCAAGACTGGTACTTTTTAATGTTCTTTTTACTTCTATGCAAGTTGATTGGAGTGCAAGGTTGCAGACTCCTACGGGATGAGCGGTCAGGTGGAGACTCCTAACGGCGCAAAGCGGCAGGAGGCTCACCGTTCGCCCCGTGGAAAGCATGCAACCTGGAACGGAAATCAACTTCCTTCAGTTCATTCATATATTGGAAAACAAAAAAAAGACCCCAACATCGTGGAGTCTTTAAACCTTTATATCGCCCAGTTTCCATTTGTAAATAATGGAATACGTTTGCCATCTTCATATTCAGCTTCAATTTCAAGGTCTGCAGACCCAATCATAAAGTCCGTATGACCGCGGCTAAAGTTGATCTCTTTCTCTTCCATCTGTTCGGGTGAAAGGTTTCCTGCATCCTTCACTGACATCGTAATTGATGTTCCGATCGCTAGATGGCACGAAGCATTTTCATCATACAACGTGTTATTAAAAGTGATGCCTGAGTTGGAGATCGGCGAATCATGAGGAACTAATGCAACTTCCCCTAAATACCCCATTCCATCATCGATACTAAGCAGTTGTTTTAACGTGTCGTACCCTTCTTCGGCCGTGAAATCAACCACTTTTCCATCTTTGAACGTTAAACTGAAGTTATCAATGATGTTCCCCATCGCTGAAAGTGGCTTTGAACTTGAAACTTTACCGTTCACACCGTATTTTCTTGGTGTTGTGAACACTTCTTCTGTTGGCAAGTTCGGGATATAATACGTACCGAACGTTGAATGATGACCTCCACCAATCCACGTGTGATCCGGATGTAGGTCGATGCTTAGATCAGTACCCTCAGACTTGTAATGAAGCGTTTTAAACTTTTGTTCGTTTAAGTAGTTTACTTTCTCTGTCAATGTCTTCACATGTTCGTCCCATGCTGCTACAGGATCGTTCTGATCAACGCGAACGGTTTTGAAGATCGCTTCCCATAATGCATCTACTGCTTCTTCATCATTTTTGTCTGGAAATACGCTCTTAGCCCAACCAACCGTGGGTGCACCTGCGATCGCCCAGTGCATATCTCCTCTTAATTGCCCTGCTGAAAAAGCTTGAAGTTTCTCACCACGATTTTTTTGAACGAACATCATCCGCTCAGAAGGAACACCTTTATAAGCATTCGGGTCATTTCCTGTAATCATCAAGAAGCAATCATGATTTTCCACTAGGCTGTTGTATTTATCAATCTCCCAAGAAGGCAGATCATTTTGAAGAACCTCTTCTGCTGCAAGCGTTAGGTGAATACGGCTTGTTTGTGTATCACTCCAATCCACCATCACTCGTTTACAACCGTTCTCATAGGCATGCTTCGTTACCTTGCGAGTAAATTCTGCTGTTTCTATCGGCGAACTGATAAGCAACCTTTGTCCTTCTTTTAAACCTAACCCAACCTTTATCACTAATTCAGCGTATTGATCCAACTTCTCTTCAAACGACTTCATACTTTCCCCTCCGATTGGTAAATACATAAAAACGACTGATAAGTTTATATTATTTACAATTATATAAAAAAAAGAATATTATGACTACTGTTTTCTTTCTCGCTTTTATTTGATCACCATATTGAATTGTACGTAAAAAAAGAATAAAAAGAAAAGATCACATTACGATATGTGATCTTGAATGACTATTTTCGTTCTTATTGAGACTAAATCCGATCTGAGTAAGTGCGCTCTCTAAATTATTCGTGATCAAGATACCTTTAAAGTCAACATCGACATGAAGAGTTGTTAATGCAAGGTCAGGTCTGAATCCAGTAAGAATGGGAGTGACTCCTATTAACCTTAGCAACTTCACGATATTTAACAGATATTCGCTAACAGAATTATTGATTCTGCTCACACCAGAAAGATCGATGATCATATGTTCAAGCTCTAAACTCATGCTGCTTTCCAGTGTGCTTTGAATGATGAGCTCTGCTCGATATTCATTAATATGGCCAATGATAGGAAGGATTGCAACACCTTTTGTTAAAGGAACGATCGGTACTGAGATTTCTTTAATCTCCTTATTCGCCTTATCAAGCTCTAATACGTATGTCAACAACGAAGACATCGTCTGAAAAAGCTCAACATGCTGATCAGTAAACTCGAACCGATCTGTATCTAGACCACAGATAGTTCCGTAATTTTCACCATCTTCATAATAGATCGGAATCGCAATAAAGCTACCCCCACCTAGATTTGCAGTTACATTTAGATCTTTCGTCCGTTCATTTTGCGTAATATCTTCTATAAGAAGAATGTCATTGCCTTTATCTACGCTCACTTTACAGAACGTTTCTTGAAAAGGCATTGTTGTACCTTCTTGAATCAATACCGTATTTTTATTGACTGCTTTTTTGATTTCATTTACTTGTTTGTCATTCTTAGCGATAAACAACGTATTAATGTTGATAAGTTTGCTCATAAAATGAAGAATGTTTGCGGTGGCTTCTTCAAAATTTTTAACTGATTTATTCTTAATTACTGAATTTAGATGAATAGACAAAGTAAATGACCAACCTTTCATTTCTAAAAATCTTTCTGCCATAATTCTTTGATGGTCCACCCCTTTATTTACCCTACGGATAAGGAAATAAACATTTAAAGTAAAACAATTGTTAACGTTGACTAAAAAAATCTCTAAACTCGGATAAAAAGATAAAAAACAGCTCTTCTATTAGGGTTGTTTTTTCCTGTGTCTTTGGAACTATATAAAAACACCTGACCTATACCATTTTTCTCTATTATTTTTAAATAAAAAGTGTTTAAAAATAGTTCTTCAAATAGTAAATACTCCCTATTCTAAATCTAAAACACGGGAGTTATCTCCTATTCTAGTAGTTGATGTATCATGGTAACATTTTGAATACGCGGAATTATCCGACAATATATGTCGGTATTCGGAAACTACTACGATTTAGGGGGAATCTTGGTGAAAAAAGGGAAATGGGTATCTGCTGCACTCGCTACGATGTTAAGTTGTTCTGCTTTTTCAAGTGTTAGCGCTGCACCTGCAAATGTATCATCTGATGTAGCAACACAACACCAGAACGATCATAAAGGTCATAAACATGGTGGCGGTCCTTTTGATTTAGGAATCGCTAATGATGAGAAGTTGATCGAAATGTTGAAGAAAAAAGGCGAAATCAGTAAAAACGCATCTGAAGCAGATGCACAGAAAAAATTACAGCAATATTTGCACAAGAAACAAGAGAACGCTTCAAAATTCTCTGAAGGTGCATTAGAAGACGAGCATAGTGAAAAGCGTAAAGAAATTAGAAAGAAGCACAAAAAAGAAGGACTTAAAAAAGACGGTAGAAAAGAAGATAAGATTAAGAACGTAAAAGAAGAAAAATGGAAAGGACAAAAGCGCGTAGATAACGTTCTTGTTCTTTTGGTAGAATTTCCAGACTACCCTGCTTCGAACATAACAAAAGAAGAAACAGACATGTTCTATGATGAATATACAAAGAAACACTATGAAGACTTAGTCTTTGGAAATAAAGGATACGAAGGGCCGAATGGAGAAAAATTGATCTCCATGAAGCAATATTATGAACAGCAATCCGGTGGAAGTTATTCTGTAAAAGGAAGTGTTGGAGGTTGGTATAAAGCGAAACATCCAGCTGCTTATTATGGAGGTAACGTCCCTACTCCAGATGGAAACGATAAAGACGCTCGTTCTCTCGTAAAAGAAGCGTTAGAAGCGGCGGCAAAAGATCCTAACATTAATCTAGGAGACTATGACCAAGAGGATCGCTACGACTTAGATGGAGATGGCAATACACGTGAGGCTGATGGTTTAGTAGACCACCTTATGATCGTTCACTCAAGCGTTGGTGAAGAAGCTGGTGGAGGTGCACTTGCTGGTGACGCAATTTGGAGCCACCGTTGGAACCTTGGCTCACCTTTCCCAATCGCAGGCTCAGAGTCTGAAGTTGATTATTGGAACGGTATGATGGGAGCTTATGATTATACGGTTCAACCTGCAGATGGAGCAGCTGGCGTATTCGCACATGAATATGGCCATGATCTTGAGCTTCCAGATGAGTACGATACACAATACTCTGGTGAAGGTGAGCCTGTTGCCTACTGGTCGATCATGTCTAGTGGAAGCTGGGCAGGTAAAGTTCCTGGTACTGAGCCGACTGGATTCAGTGCTTGGTCAAAAGAATTCTTACAATCGTACATCGGTGGTAACTGGTTAAGTGGAGAAACGTTCGTTTACGAAGAGATCGACCGTAAAGGAATCGACGTTCTTCTA encodes the following:
- a CDS encoding immune inhibitor A domain-containing protein, translating into MKKGKWVSAALATMLSCSAFSSVSAAPANVSSDVATQHQNDHKGHKHGGGPFDLGIANDEKLIEMLKKKGEISKNASEADAQKKLQQYLHKKQENASKFSEGALEDEHSEKRKEIRKKHKKEGLKKDGRKEDKIKNVKEEKWKGQKRVDNVLVLLVEFPDYPASNITKEETDMFYDEYTKKHYEDLVFGNKGYEGPNGEKLISMKQYYEQQSGGSYSVKGSVGGWYKAKHPAAYYGGNVPTPDGNDKDARSLVKEALEAAAKDPNINLGDYDQEDRYDLDGDGNTREADGLVDHLMIVHSSVGEEAGGGALAGDAIWSHRWNLGSPFPIAGSESEVDYWNGMMGAYDYTVQPADGAAGVFAHEYGHDLELPDEYDTQYSGEGEPVAYWSIMSSGSWAGKVPGTEPTGFSAWSKEFLQSYIGGNWLSGETFVYEEIDRKGIDVLLDQANTKGTNNDAVRVDLPQKETIVNKPYSGEYQYFSGSGDDLDNSLVTSLDLSKASTATLNFKTWYDIETDWDYASIQVKEEGSADWVTVKGNLTTDTNPNEQNPGHGITGSTNGEWVNGAFNLSAYAGKKIDLKFNYWTDVAATMPGFFVDDISINVDGTEVVSDNAEGTPKFKLEGFTKNQGKFLSDHYYLLEWRNHQGVDKGLAHIARGKSLMSYDGGLLVWYVDNSYSDNWTGIHPGDGFLGVVDANQETLKWSDGKVASTRYLIHDAAFNTDKGKPMFLDYKSINGTSLTDNAIHPNSVFNDKDDYSNPGLLDAGRNVPQYGLKFSVEGKSKDNSVAKIKISRKK